The following proteins are co-located in the Bordetella bronchialis genome:
- a CDS encoding efflux transporter outer membrane subunit, protein MRAAAIVLMACTLLSGCLLGPDYKRPEVDAPPSFRFADQEARDLVDTAWWEQFQDPALNGVIASALAGNKDVKIAAARVEQYLGQLQTTRAQLFPQLGAGTQAERQRLPVGSVNLPDNVGPVFNQYSATLSASWEIDVFGRLRRQTEAARALLLSSEEGRRATILALVASAASGYINLVALDRQLAIARATAESRGESVRIFTLRYSYGEVSEMELAQSQSEYQAALATIPQLELQIAQQEDALSVLLGGNPAAVPRDRGLDQLVLPAVPAGLPSELLARRPDLRQAEQNLIAANALIGAARALYFPSISLTGAFGTASTQFSNLFTGASKVWSFAGVVTVPIFTAGGIAGQVRQAEAQHQQMLLEYEKAIQTAFQEVSDSLISLRKTREALAVQGKQVEALGRYARLARLRYEGGYTSYIEVLDAERSLFNSQLTQAQTQGVVFSSIVQLYKAMGGGWVLEAERMTAGPPDPLKTTQADPAREASSTAAPQATSATAATRPIEP, encoded by the coding sequence ATGCGCGCCGCCGCGATTGTGCTCATGGCCTGTACGCTGTTGAGCGGATGCCTGCTGGGCCCGGACTACAAGCGGCCGGAGGTCGACGCGCCGCCGTCGTTCCGCTTCGCCGACCAGGAGGCGCGCGACCTGGTCGATACCGCATGGTGGGAGCAGTTCCAGGATCCCGCCTTGAACGGCGTGATCGCCAGCGCGCTGGCGGGCAACAAGGACGTGAAGATCGCCGCGGCGCGCGTGGAGCAGTATTTGGGCCAGTTGCAGACGACGCGCGCGCAACTGTTCCCGCAGCTGGGCGCCGGGACGCAGGCCGAGCGCCAGCGCCTGCCCGTCGGCTCGGTCAATCTGCCGGATAACGTCGGGCCCGTGTTCAACCAGTACTCGGCCACTTTGTCCGCCTCGTGGGAGATCGACGTCTTCGGCCGCCTGCGCCGGCAGACCGAGGCCGCGCGCGCGCTGCTGCTTTCCAGCGAAGAAGGGCGGCGGGCCACCATCCTGGCGCTGGTGGCGTCGGCGGCATCGGGCTACATCAACCTGGTGGCGCTGGACCGCCAGCTTGCCATCGCGCGCGCCACGGCGGAAAGCCGCGGCGAGTCGGTGCGTATCTTCACCTTGCGCTATAGCTACGGAGAGGTATCCGAGATGGAGCTGGCGCAGAGCCAATCCGAGTACCAGGCGGCCCTGGCGACCATCCCGCAGCTGGAGCTGCAGATCGCGCAGCAGGAGGACGCGCTCTCGGTGCTGCTGGGCGGCAATCCCGCGGCGGTGCCCCGCGACCGCGGACTGGACCAGCTGGTGCTGCCCGCCGTCCCCGCCGGGTTGCCTTCGGAGCTGCTGGCGCGCCGGCCGGACCTGCGGCAGGCCGAGCAGAACCTGATCGCCGCCAACGCCCTGATCGGCGCGGCGCGGGCCTTGTATTTCCCTTCGATCTCGCTGACCGGCGCGTTCGGCACGGCCAGCACGCAGTTCTCCAATCTGTTCACGGGTGCGTCCAAGGTCTGGTCCTTCGCCGGCGTGGTCACCGTGCCCATCTTCACGGCGGGCGGCATCGCCGGCCAGGTCCGTCAGGCCGAAGCCCAGCACCAGCAGATGCTGCTGGAGTACGAGAAGGCCATCCAGACGGCCTTCCAGGAAGTTTCCGATTCGCTGATCAGCCTGCGCAAGACGCGCGAGGCGCTGGCGGTGCAGGGCAAGCAGGTAGAGGCGCTGGGCCGCTACGCACGCCTGGCGCGGCTGCGCTACGAAGGCGGCTACACCAGCTATATCGAGGTACTGGACGCCGAGCGCAGCCTGTTCAATTCCCAGCTGACCCAGGCGCAGACGCAGGGGGTGGTCTTCTCTTCCATCGTGCAGCTGTACAAGGCCATGGGCGGCGGCTGGGTGCTGGAGGCCGAGCGCATGACGGCGGGCCCGCCGGACCCATTGAAAACCACGCAGGCGGATCCCGCGCGGGAGGCGTCCTCCACGGCGGCGCCGCAGGCGACGTCGGCCACGGCCGCGACACGGCCCATTGAGCCTTGA